A segment of the Candidatus Protochlamydia naegleriophila genome:
AAAGCAGGGATTGTATTGCACACTTGCCTTGCCATTGTTTGCGCAATATAGCGATAACTTGGGTGGCCTGCTGGCGAAGAGCGTAATTCGCAGAGCCACTGCAGAGCACGCAAATTGACGTGGAAGTACCAACGAATGTTATAGGCCATTGGGACAACATACTGAGCCTCTTCTGGGAGCTCGGCTGCAATCACATCAAAAACTTCTTTGGCTTGATTGAGGGCGTGGCAATAATCTTCTTCGTAGGGAGTATTTTGTAGTTCCGGAGGCGTATAAAAGCCGTAGTCGCATGAGAGAAATTGACGCTCTTGTGTGAGTATGCGATGGCGATGAAGATCACGGTAGGCTCCAAAGTCGGTAACGACTTCAAAAGTAAATTCTGCATGCTCTAAAGCGCGAGGAGATTTTTGGCGGCGGTTTTCGCGGGCATTGCAGCCGGCATCTAAAATGCGTGCTAACTCTTCATCCGATAGTGTTTTACAGTAATTCCAAATCTCTGGAAGTCCTTTATTTCCATTAGAGAAGAGCATGGCTGCAGCAACTTTTGTGACGGCTTCAGGATCATGCGAAACCAGGCGTACACCCGATTGTAGCGAGCGTTCGCAGCGGTCTAAGTGTTGCTCGGCAATGAGTTTGAGTTCTGAATTCATGGTTTCAGAGAACTGTGCGTAGCTTTGATGCGTGCGGTGGGCTGGATCTGAGCGTCTTACAAAAGAAGGAATGACTTTGGCGAGTTCCTGATAGCTGCGCTTGCCGATATCTTGCAGCTCGGCTAAGTTTTGACAGTTCAGCTTATGAATCAGATGCTCAAAGAAACGGCCATTACCGTAGATTCCCATGTTTGTCAATGTACCGGCTGGCAGCAGTCCTCTTAGGCAATCTAAAACCTTGGCTCGTAAAGCTGCGGTGTAAGCTGCTTTAGAGATAGAAGGGTCTTTTGGAAAGCGCTGCTCAATGATGGCTGTCATAGGAGGAATTAATCGGCTATAAGTATCGAAGAGCATGTTGCATGTTTGTATATAGCTGTCGCGATAGGCCGATGTCATTAGAATGGGCTCGCGGTAAAAAAGATATTCCCCATTGACTTTTTGATCGAAATAAATATAGCGGGTCGATTTTTCAAGCGGAGAACCGCCAATGCGTTGGTCTTCGATTAGCTTGGCTGCAATCATGGAAATATTTTCAATGGCTAAGTGGGCTCCCCCTAATTCACCGATAGAATCATCACCATAGCCATCTAAAATGCGGTCATAAAAGGCCTGCGCTTTTTTGATGGCCTCGGCTTGATGTGCTTGCAGTTCTTCTTCGTTTTTAGAGGAAGGTCCGACGATGGCTTCAAAAGCCGCCTCTTCGTTGTTGGCAATAAACTCTTTGAGCAGCAGGCTTCTAAGGCCTAGGCTCGACCTGGAATAGCGAGAAAAAAGCGCCCCTTTGATGACTTCTGGAAGATTCCGTAAAACAAAAACATGGCTGGAGGTGTTGGTAACATAGCGTTTTAGAATTTTAATTTGCGCTTCTGTGAATTCTTCGTAATCATCTGTCAACATAAACTCATGATTCCTTGCATGATTCTAAATTTTAAGGGAAGTCTTTGGTCTGAAAAATTGGATTAGCAGTTGCTAAAGTTTTGAGTATGGCCTCAAAAGCTCATTTTCCAGCTTTTGGGGGCCATAAACAGGATCTAGCCTGCCATAAACCCCATCTCCTTTCAAGTAAAATGTCACGTTGATAGTTTTTAGAGCGCTTTTGCTAATTCGTCCCAATTGCGCGTTAAATTGCTGAGAATGAGTTGTTTATAAGTCTTGGTTAAGCTTTGCGAAAAGAGTCTTTAAATGTTTTCCCTGGTTAATAATGTTTATAGGTTCTTTAGAGGATTATTGATAACGGCATTCAATAGTATTGATATAATCGCAAGTTAAATAGAAATAGAAATTAAATCAAGCTGAGTTAGGATGTTTACAAAATGCGATCAGTATAAATCTTGTAAAAATGTGGTTACTTTTCTGGACACTTTTAGCATGCAAACTAACCGGTAGGATTTTGTAACGCCCTCTAAGCTGCTTGAGAAATAATCTGAAAAATAGGCATGATCAATTTTAACTGAATTCTAATGGAAATAGTGTACGAATTGTTGAAGGTGCTGATTAGCAGCCCCTTCAACCTATCCTCCTGCTGAGAGTATTTAATGGAAGAGTCCGATTATCGACAATGGAAAGCATGGAATCGCCAAGGGCTCATTCCGGGACTGGAAGAGACTGAAGAGGCCTTTAAAGCAAGAGCCTTCTTTTGTCTTGCTTTAGAGCAAGAACTTGTAAAAAAAGTGGGAGCCGATCTTCCCTTTGATGCGGGGGATCAGGCTTCTCAGGAGATCTTAAAAGAGGGAACTATCATCACGAGCGATCTATATGGAATTGCTCCAGGATGGGTTCCAATCTTTTTTAACAATTATCAGTTAGCGCCCTGGCATGGGGGATGCGCGTGGATTTTCCAGCTCGACGAGCAGACTCCAACGTCCGCATTTTTGCAACTGCGCGCCGGTTTTCGCAAGCAAAAGAGCTATTTAGCTCTTTACGATCGGCAAGAATTGATTGCACATGAATTAGCTCATGTTGGGCGCATGATGTATCATGAGCCCCAGTTTGAAGAAATTTTGGCGTATCGCTCTTCTTCTTCCTGTTGGCGGCGCTGGCTCGGGCCTATTGTTCAGTCTTCTAAGGAGAGTTTGCTATTTATTTTTATTTTGGGTGCCGTCTTGATGGCTGACTTGGCTCTTTTGGTTCTAGATCAACCAATTAATGCGGGCGCTTTGTGGGGACTGAAATTGGCGCCACTTGCATTGATTGCCTTTGCTCTCATGCGCTTGATCTATAAGCAATGGCTCTTTACGCGTTGCGAGAAAAAGCTGGAAGAGCTGTATGCGAATGCTTCAGACGCCGCACATCTACTCTATCGTTTAAGCGATGGTGAAATTCGCCATTTTGCTCATTCTACCACTGATTCTATAAAGGCTTTCATGCAAGAGCAGGCGACTCATTCCTTTCGCTGGCAGTTTTTGCTTGGGCTCTATCCCCTAGCTTAGCTGAATTGCTGAATGCTTATTACTGCCATTTACCAAAATAGGCAGGGTCGGTTTTAATAGCGATTTTTTCTTCAATGAATAGAGCTAACTGGTGAGCTTCATGCGTAGTTGGGTAGCGTTCTTTGGCGAGTTTGATGCTCTTTTCCAAAGAAAAGTCAGACCATCCGATTTTCGATCCTGCAGAGGCTTCATTCGATGAAATGTAACAGTTGAGTTTGTGGGCATCGGCGAGGAGCGGATACATGGCTTTCATGACATTGAAATAGGTTGGCTGGCACTCAGTCAAGAAGCTATTTTTTAGTTTGATTAGTTCTGAGAAGGGTGGGAAATCAAGGAGCGCGGTCGAGTTTGATGGGGGGAGTTTGAATTTCTTGATTAAATTGGAATAAAAGGCTTTTCTAGTTGAGGTCAGTGGCGTCGATCCATTTGTTAAGCAAAGGTGCATCGCCTCGATGATGGCCTGAAAACTTTGACTTTCTTTAAGAATCTTATAGTCACGCAGATAAATCGTGCGACTGTTTTGGCGCTCTACTAAGGCTTCATATTGTTTCCAGGTTATTCTTGGAAATAGTTGAGAGGCAATTTTACGCCGTTTTCTTTGGCTTCTGCTATCTTCTCCGCAAAGTGAAGAGTGGATACGAATGGTTGGTCCAGATAAGGCTTCTGCTTCATTAAGCTCTTGAAGCTTAGCGGCTGATTGTTTATAGCGGATGGCCAGCGAGTCCCATGTGTCGCCCGCTAGAACACGTCCATGCGAGAGGGCTTCTTCCATCCAGCTCCAAAATACCTGATTTGGGATAGAATTCAGATCGATAAAAGATGCAATAAAATCAGACCGGATGTCTTTAATTGTCGCTTCTGAGTTTTTTCGGCGGTAATTCGACAGGGTATAGTGCTGGTTATCTAAGAGCGGCTTCAGCCTAGCGTTTAATTCATTCCGGTATTGATCGGGCATCCTTTTGCGAATGGCAGCATCGGTGCGCAAGCACCACAGCCTCATTTCGTTGTCTGAAGAGGTACTGTTTTCCAGCCGTTGAAGCAGCGAATCACTTAGAGGAAGATCTTTCAGAGCAAGCTCTAGAAAGGTACTGCAGAAGGGAATGAGGTGTTCGGTACGATATTTAGGGCTAAGCGATCTATGCGCTGGTGCAGTCGTTTGAGGATCTGCATCGCTCTTAATTAATTTGGATTGTTCATGCAATTCGTTATCTTCGCTCAGATTAAGGTCTAAATCGTAAAAGACCAATTGCCAAGGACGATTAAGAAGAGCTTGTAATTCTTGGCGTTGATCTAAGCGGAAAGAGATTGGATTTTGCTGCAAATCTTCATCTTCTATGTAAGTCACCCACGTTGCATCAGAGAGCAGGCCTTGCAAGTAGTGTTCATACAAGGTTTCAAAAGATAGGGAAGGCTCGCTGTGAAAATGGGCGGGCGTGTCGATGGTGGCAGGAGTGAGGCGGAATCGTTTATCTTTGAAATAGTGGTAAACGTCTTCCAATCCTTCTTTGCGAGGGGCGAGCCCAACATTATTGGAGTGCAGGTCTAAAAACTGGAGCTCTGCCGTGACGATGATATTCCACAGGCTCTCTTCATCCAATCTATTCAAAATGCCATTCAATAATTCCACATTGTTGAATAGCTCGCGAATAATTTTCATTTCCTGGATAAAAGGCTTAGCATCAACATCTCGAATTGAGCGATAGGTGATGCGAGAGCTCGTGGAAACTTTTTTTTGGAAGGCTTCTGGTGCCGCGATTTTCCATCCAACTTTCAAGGCTTGATTCACGTTAGAATTTAAAAAGTCGCGCTCGGTCTTGCTTAACTTGGCTTGCGAATCAACGGCTAGATCGATCAATTTTTTCTTGCTTAGAAAAAGCGTCTGCAATGTCTGAAATCTGACTTTTCGCTTTTGCATTTGGGAGTTTTTCAGCGACCATTTAACTTTTTCACATGCCTGGTAAAGCTCTTTTAGTTGGGGATCGCTTAGATCTGGAACGAAGAAAAGTTCAGGTAGCTTTGGCTTGGACTGCAAGGCCTTACCAAGGGCAGTTTCTGTAAATAGATGCTCGTCGAGCCTAAGAGGCTGCTGTCCATGTTGCTTGATCAGACAATCGACTTCGAGGAGCTCCTGGTCATACAGTTTACACAATTGGGAGAGGGAGAGCGCTTGCCATTCTCCATCTTTTAAGTATTCCCAATCGACCCTTTGGGAATTTAAGGAAGAAATTGGAAAATATTGCTTAGCAAATTCCGCCTCAATTTTCTTTTCCTGCTCCGATAAGGTTTCATAGATGCTTGCTTTGAGCGAGGCATTCAATAGAGGGGTGTCGGCATATCCTCTTGAATAATGTTCCCACTTCATCGGCATGCCGTAGCGCGAGCGCGAAAGCCACTGCATCGTAAATGAAGGAACAGTTGCGAGTGTCGATCTTAAATTAAAAAGAGGAGTAATGATATGGGCCTCTTCCTTTGCTCTTCGATTGCTTTTTTTGTATGCCACAAGATCTTTCATGAGATACAACCGGTTAGCGGACTCCTCATCAAACCGGATCGTCTGCAGGGGGGCGGTCAATTGGTCTAGCCCTGCTAGGCCTGCCTGTAGCGCTTGTCCCTGTGAAGCTGCTAGCTTGACTGAATGGGCAAAAGGGCGCCTTGTTAAAAACGCTTTGGCCTTATGATAAGCTGGAAGAAGAGCGTGTGTATACACCTGTTCTAATTCGACGGAGTCGGGATTCGTTTCCAAACATTCCCGCATTTCCTGTTCGATCTTGAAGAGTGCCTCAATTTCATCGAATGAGAATGTTTCTTTAATCAAGAGTGCTTGACACGTTTCCTCGAAAGCCATAAGAGTTTCTGGAGAAATGGTTTCGCATGAGCCTAATGTTGGATTATCTTTTCCAAGGGAAGAAAAAGGAGTGATTATTCTTTCTAAATTCTCTCTTCTAACTTTAGGTAAAGGGTTATTGATCAGCAGGGAAACGTGATTGTCTGCTTCTTCCATCAAATCCTGTTGTTTCTTGCGCAAATGTTGCAAGAGCAGAGAAAGGTTGTCAACTTGCTGTCGTAGTACTTCAAGCTGCTCCTCATCTTTTTTGATCTCTTTGCGATGAAACCATGCATAAAATATTCGAATTAAAGAGCTAAGTAAAAAGATGTTTTTTGTGCGCTTGCCTCCCTTTAACTCCCGCACATGCTCATTCAGCTTGTCGATATCCTGCGAACGTAAAACAATTACTTGCTGAATGTGCTGAATTCTATTCCCTACATTTTCGACACTGGCTTCTTCTCTATTTTCAAAAACGCTGGAAGCAATTCTTTGGACCGCTTCATCCGAAAAAAGGAGAGGATTGGGGGGATAAATAGGAGGAAGCAAAACATCATCACATACAATAGGCAATGCAGGACTCGGAACGTCATTATAAATCATGATTGAGCAATAAAGTAGTTCTAGAATCTATTAATAAATAAATGTTAGCTTTCGAATTAAATTGCGATGTGATTAATCATTAAAAATGAATTGATTAAAGAAGAGAAAAGATAATCAAATAAAAGTTTGTTGTCAATTTGAATTATGGAAACAAAGGTTGAGAAGAGCTTTATGTAAGATCAGGCTCTTTGGATATAAAAGCGGGAATTGAAATAGACTTCCAGCTCGTTTGTCACTCTAGAGGCGAGGTTGTCAAAGTCTTCAATGGTTGCGCAAGAGAAAATTTCGATATCTTGTTTATATTTATTTGTCAGATCATTTTTGATTGAATCGTCTTTATCATTTAAGGGGATTTCCAATTCATCTAAAAAGCTGATAAGTTGGTGGAATGCACACATCTGAATTTTTCTTTCGAAATCATTAAGCATGGGAGGGGCAAAGCCAATTTTCTCTGATAAGTATTGAAGTGCGATGCCTTGAGTAGCTTTTCCTAATAAAGGCCCCATGGTGTCGAGATAAGCAGAAGCGTAATGAGGCTCCATTGATTCTGAAGAAGCTGAGTCGAGGCTTCTTTGCAGGCTTGTTAGGGCCCCGTGAAATTTTTCTTGAGACGTTCCTATCCGCAGCACAGAAGAGCTGTCTTCTAGCCATTCCTCTTCTAGCCTTTGAGCCGGCTGTTGAATAAATAATTCTACGAGCCGCTGTTGAATACTGGCCAATGCATCGAAGGGAGAATTTAAAGTGTCAAGAGTGTGATAAAAGGGATCTAACAAGGCATCGATTACCGCGGAATCCATGTAGACACCTTCTAAGATCGTTGTTTGCAATTGGCGGTGTAAGGGTAAATAATGCTCTTTATGCTGGTCGAAGAGGTCTCTTTTGAGTTTATAGAGTTGGCGAGCCTTCGCCATATAGTGAGGATCGAATAATAGCTGTTGTGAAAAATATTTTTTGCGAGCATCCACTTCTTCGAAACGAGGAGCTTGTTCTGTCCTTAGAGGCCGCGCTTCCGTTAACTTATCTGTCAAGGCCCAAGCTGTATGTTGAGAGGGATAGGGAAAGCCTGAATGAGTGGCCTCCGACGTCAAGCGGAAGCTGTCAATGATTGGCATGCTCAGGAATTTAGAATCCGAAGGATGTTTAAAAGACCCAATCAGGGCAATCATCGATCCGGGGCCAACTTCGAGATGTTGACGCATCACAATCAAATCATCTTGCTCCTCTATTTCAATAGCGGCTTGTTTAACCAGGTTTAAGACTTCTGCCATTGAATTTTGCTGTGTAAGATGGGATTGCACGAGCCGAATGGCCTTCATGCGAAAGGTATCGAGCATAAACTGCTCGCCC
Coding sequences within it:
- a CDS encoding FAD-dependent thymidylate synthase, which codes for MLTDDYEEFTEAQIKILKRYVTNTSSHVFVLRNLPEVIKGALFSRYSRSSLGLRSLLLKEFIANNEEAAFEAIVGPSSKNEEELQAHQAEAIKKAQAFYDRILDGYGDDSIGELGGAHLAIENISMIAAKLIEDQRIGGSPLEKSTRYIYFDQKVNGEYLFYREPILMTSAYRDSYIQTCNMLFDTYSRLIPPMTAIIEQRFPKDPSISKAAYTAALRAKVLDCLRGLLPAGTLTNMGIYGNGRFFEHLIHKLNCQNLAELQDIGKRSYQELAKVIPSFVRRSDPAHRTHQSYAQFSETMNSELKLIAEQHLDRCERSLQSGVRLVSHDPEAVTKVAAAMLFSNGNKGLPEIWNYCKTLSDEELARILDAGCNARENRRQKSPRALEHAEFTFEVVTDFGAYRDLHRHRILTQERQFLSCDYGFYTPPELQNTPYEEDYCHALNQAKEVFDVIAAELPEEAQYVVPMAYNIRWYFHVNLRALQWLCELRSSPAGHPSYRYIAQTMARQVCNTIPAFERFFKFVDYEGYELGRLDQEQRKVEKQQSLIQ
- a CDS encoding LysM peptidoglycan-binding domain-containing protein translates to MIYNDVPSPALPIVCDDVLLPPIYPPNPLLFSDEAVQRIASSVFENREEASVENVGNRIQHIQQVIVLRSQDIDKLNEHVRELKGGKRTKNIFLLSSLIRIFYAWFHRKEIKKDEEQLEVLRQQVDNLSLLLQHLRKKQQDLMEEADNHVSLLINNPLPKVRRENLERIITPFSSLGKDNPTLGSCETISPETLMAFEETCQALLIKETFSFDEIEALFKIEQEMRECLETNPDSVELEQVYTHALLPAYHKAKAFLTRRPFAHSVKLAASQGQALQAGLAGLDQLTAPLQTIRFDEESANRLYLMKDLVAYKKSNRRAKEEAHIITPLFNLRSTLATVPSFTMQWLSRSRYGMPMKWEHYSRGYADTPLLNASLKASIYETLSEQEKKIEAEFAKQYFPISSLNSQRVDWEYLKDGEWQALSLSQLCKLYDQELLEVDCLIKQHGQQPLRLDEHLFTETALGKALQSKPKLPELFFVPDLSDPQLKELYQACEKVKWSLKNSQMQKRKVRFQTLQTLFLSKKKLIDLAVDSQAKLSKTERDFLNSNVNQALKVGWKIAAPEAFQKKVSTSSRITYRSIRDVDAKPFIQEMKIIRELFNNVELLNGILNRLDEESLWNIIVTAELQFLDLHSNNVGLAPRKEGLEDVYHYFKDKRFRLTPATIDTPAHFHSEPSLSFETLYEHYLQGLLSDATWVTYIEDEDLQQNPISFRLDQRQELQALLNRPWQLVFYDLDLNLSEDNELHEQSKLIKSDADPQTTAPAHRSLSPKYRTEHLIPFCSTFLELALKDLPLSDSLLQRLENSTSSDNEMRLWCLRTDAAIRKRMPDQYRNELNARLKPLLDNQHYTLSNYRRKNSEATIKDIRSDFIASFIDLNSIPNQVFWSWMEEALSHGRVLAGDTWDSLAIRYKQSAAKLQELNEAEALSGPTIRIHSSLCGEDSRSQRKRRKIASQLFPRITWKQYEALVERQNSRTIYLRDYKILKESQSFQAIIEAMHLCLTNGSTPLTSTRKAFYSNLIKKFKLPPSNSTALLDFPPFSELIKLKNSFLTECQPTYFNVMKAMYPLLADAHKLNCYISSNEASAGSKIGWSDFSLEKSIKLAKERYPTTHEAHQLALFIEEKIAIKTDPAYFGKWQ